In Clostridium sp. DL-VIII, the following proteins share a genomic window:
- a CDS encoding HsmA family protein, with protein MLIYAIITITLALVFYTIGVWIEKIQGGLKKWHLIMFYLGLVFDTTGTTIMSTIAAGGFKLNFHGVTGLLAIILMLFHAFWATVALIKKDEKTKANFHKLSITVWIIWLVPFISGALFGMTR; from the coding sequence ATGCTAATTTATGCAATAATAACAATTACATTGGCTCTCGTGTTCTATACTATAGGGGTATGGATCGAAAAAATTCAAGGCGGCCTCAAGAAATGGCACTTGATTATGTTTTATTTAGGCTTGGTATTTGATACTACTGGAACTACAATTATGAGCACAATTGCAGCTGGTGGGTTCAAACTTAATTTTCACGGTGTTACAGGTTTACTAGCGATTATTCTGATGTTATTTCACGCATTTTGGGCAACTGTAGCATTAATTAAGAAAGATGAAAAGACCAAAGCAAACTTCCACAAATTAAGTATTACTGTTTGGATTATCTGGCTAGTACCTTTCATTTCAGGTGCTTTATTTGGTATGACAAGATAA
- a CDS encoding nucleotidyltransferase domain-containing protein, whose translation MLAAWFTGSYGTKNQREDSDIDIALLFDKQVGIMDEMSISCKISEIADFDNIDTINLLSAPITLQFKVIDENRNIYEGDYYKVCDFMEEIFNKYRDEKYYLDRFMYDFYESYNINGGNINEI comes from the coding sequence ATACTAGCGGCATGGTTTACAGGTTCATATGGAACAAAAAATCAGCGAGAAGATAGTGATATTGATATTGCATTGCTATTTGACAAACAGGTTGGTATTATGGACGAAATGTCTATATCCTGTAAAATCAGTGAAATCGCTGATTTTGATAATATTGACACAATTAACTTATTATCTGCCCCTATAACTTTGCAGTTTAAGGTTATAGATGAAAATAGAAATATTTATGAAGGAGATTACTATAAAGTCTGTGACTTTATGGAGGAGATATTTAATAAATATAGAGATGAAAAATATTATCTGGATCGATTTATGTACGATTTTTACGAAAGTTATAACATTAATGGGGGCAATATTAATGAAATTTGA
- a CDS encoding HepT-like ribonuclease domain-containing protein, whose product MKFDKDVSIYFNMAKFRNRIVHMYFNISDEMIYDIVQNNISDFEKFISNVVSVISRK is encoded by the coding sequence ATGAAATTTGATAAAGATGTATCTATATACTTTAATATGGCAAAATTCAGAAATAGGATAGTTCATATGTATTTTAACATAAGTGATGAAATGATATATGATATAGTTCAAAATAATATTAGTGATTTTGAAAAATTTATTAGTAATGTTGTTAGTGTTATTTCAAGAAAATAA
- a CDS encoding M18 family aminopeptidase: MSNTQQLLDFINKSKTAFQGAYEIKAILDKEGYEELKEEDKWDLKKGGKHYVMKNDSALIAFEIGSGDIEKDGFRLIGAHTDSPGFRIKPNPEMKVEGHYIKLNTEVYGGAILSTWFDRPLSIAGRVTLKGENPFKPKTQLIDINKPVLIIPNLAIHMNRSINEGYEYNKQKDTLPLLTMVQDKLENDQYLINLISETLKVDASDILDFDLFLYEYAEGILFGADNEFISCGRLDDLWMVFSGLKALTSSNEIKSTKVLVALDNEEIGSLTSQGANSSILSNILERIAIGLRKEREDFKRALSNSIMISADLAHALHPNYTEKCDPTSRPMLGKGPVLKIAAGGSYSTDSYASAVFKGICEKAGVPCQVFVNRSDLRGGTTIGPITAAKLNIPVIDLGAPILSMHSIRELAAVMDNEYIIRAFTEFFN; this comes from the coding sequence ATGAGCAATACACAACAATTATTAGATTTTATAAATAAGAGTAAAACGGCTTTTCAAGGTGCCTATGAGATTAAAGCAATTTTGGATAAGGAAGGTTATGAGGAGCTTAAGGAAGAGGATAAATGGGACTTAAAAAAAGGCGGAAAACATTATGTAATGAAAAATGACTCTGCTTTAATTGCATTTGAAATTGGAAGCGGCGATATTGAAAAGGATGGCTTTAGATTAATTGGAGCTCATACAGATTCACCAGGCTTTAGAATAAAGCCAAATCCTGAGATGAAAGTTGAAGGTCATTATATTAAATTAAATACAGAGGTTTACGGAGGAGCAATACTCAGCACATGGTTTGACAGACCACTAAGCATAGCAGGAAGAGTGACCTTAAAAGGAGAAAATCCATTTAAGCCAAAGACTCAGTTAATTGATATTAATAAGCCAGTTTTAATCATTCCAAATTTAGCAATACATATGAATAGAAGCATTAATGAAGGCTATGAATATAATAAGCAGAAGGATACATTGCCACTACTTACAATGGTTCAAGATAAACTGGAAAATGATCAATATTTAATTAATTTAATTTCAGAGACCTTAAAAGTAGATGCTAGTGATATATTAGATTTTGATTTGTTCTTATATGAGTATGCGGAGGGAATTCTATTTGGAGCAGATAATGAATTTATATCATGCGGAAGATTAGATGATCTTTGGATGGTATTTTCAGGCTTAAAGGCTTTAACTAGTAGTAATGAAATTAAGTCGACTAAAGTTTTAGTGGCTTTAGATAATGAAGAAATAGGAAGCTTAACTTCGCAAGGTGCAAATTCCTCTATTTTGAGTAATATTTTAGAAAGAATAGCTATAGGCCTAAGAAAAGAGAGAGAAGATTTTAAGAGAGCCTTAAGTAATTCAATAATGATTTCAGCAGATTTAGCTCACGCACTGCATCCAAATTATACTGAAAAATGTGATCCAACAAGCAGACCAATGCTTGGAAAAGGACCAGTTCTTAAAATTGCAGCGGGAGGAAGCTACTCAACAGACAGCTATGCAAGTGCAGTATTTAAGGGAATATGCGAAAAAGCTGGAGTACCATGCCAGGTATTTGTAAACAGATCAGACTTAAGAGGCGGAACAACAATAGGGCCTATTACAGCAGCAAAATTAAACATACCAGTAATAGATCTAGGTGCACCAATACTTAGTATGCATTCAATAAGAGAATTAGCAGCTGTAATGGATAATGAATATATAATTAGAGCGTTTACTGAATTCTTTAATTAA
- a CDS encoding DUF2442 domain-containing protein: protein MDCHKIKNIQVDSQHYILLVLFDNGVVKEIDFKPKLDEEFYGDLKNKLLFEQAKVDTHGYGVSWNEDIDISEYELWNIGKITNNQISN from the coding sequence ATGGATTGCCATAAGATAAAAAATATACAAGTGGATTCTCAGCATTATATCCTACTAGTTTTATTTGATAATGGAGTAGTTAAGGAAATTGATTTTAAGCCTAAATTAGACGAAGAGTTTTATGGTGATTTAAAAAATAAATTATTATTTGAACAAGCAAAAGTAGATACTCATGGATATGGGGTTAGTTGGAATGAAGATATTGATATTAGTGAGTATGAACTATGGAATATTGGAAAGATTACCAATAATCAAATAAGTAATTAA
- a CDS encoding DUF4160 domain-containing protein, whose product MYPNDNAPPHFHAIYGEFVGVIDINTLEMLERDLSNRALKLVKEWAEKYKKDLIDMWNTKVFRKLEGLE is encoded by the coding sequence ATGTATCCAAATGATAATGCACCTCCTCATTTTCACGCAATATATGGTGAATTTGTTGGAGTTATAGACATTAATACATTGGAAATGTTAGAAAGAGATTTATCAAATAGAGCTTTAAAATTAGTGAAAGAATGGGCTGAGAAATATAAAAAAGATTTAATAGATATGTGGAATACTAAGGTATTTAGAAAATTGGAAGGGCTAGAGTAA
- a CDS encoding phage replisome organizer N-terminal domain-containing protein, which translates to MRERKFVKLRVDMHEDTKFKIIDRMEQRDLICYIWIRLIALAGKVNLGGELFLSRNIPYTIETLSIEFNREPSQVELAIETFIKLEMVELTEDKIYRVKNFAKHQNIKVQEKIKTEDKIETNSKTSGNKSVANNEQDKEQLGASCEAAADLNNNIISLNNSSTNENSKADDTNRAGNIGSLTCSNDTIKTDESKDVKMNLTQNINTMNNIECIDQTSNDAKIETERIHAKSFEFNVPELLEKKKRVSKGKRKNNNISDEINVNDDNEEVIELYNGERKLGKNEQLVSSFSF; encoded by the coding sequence ATGAGGGAAAGAAAATTTGTTAAATTAAGAGTTGATATGCATGAGGATACTAAATTTAAGATAATCGATAGAATGGAGCAGAGAGATCTTATTTGCTATATTTGGATCAGACTTATTGCTTTGGCTGGCAAAGTGAATTTAGGAGGAGAATTATTTTTATCTAGAAATATTCCATATACTATAGAAACTTTATCTATAGAATTCAATAGGGAGCCTTCTCAAGTTGAGCTTGCTATTGAAACTTTTATAAAGCTTGAAATGGTTGAATTAACTGAAGATAAAATATATAGAGTTAAAAACTTTGCAAAGCATCAAAATATTAAAGTACAGGAAAAAATTAAAACAGAAGATAAAATTGAAACAAATTCTAAAACTTCTGGAAATAAATCTGTAGCTAATAATGAGCAGGATAAAGAACAATTAGGAGCTAGCTGTGAGGCAGCAGCTGATTTAAATAATAATATTATTTCATTAAACAACAGTAGTACAAATGAAAATTCAAAAGCTGATGATACAAATAGAGCTGGTAATATAGGCAGTTTGACTTGTAGTAATGATACTATAAAAACTGATGAATCTAAGGATGTTAAAATGAACTTGACTCAGAATATAAATACTATGAATAATATTGAATGTATTGATCAAACTTCTAATGATGCCAAGATTGAGACAGAAAGAATTCATGCAAAAAGTTTCGAGTTCAATGTTCCAGAATTATTAGAAAAAAAGAAAAGGGTTAGTAAAGGTAAAAGGAAAAATAATAATATTAGTGATGAAATTAATGTCAATGATGATAATGAAGAAGTAATAGAATTATATAACGGTGAAAGAAAGTTAGGGAAAAATGAACAGCTTGTGAGCAGTTTTAGTTTTTGA
- the dapA gene encoding 4-hydroxy-tetrahydrodipicolinate synthase: MKDIIFTGAAVAIVTPFTEDGVNFSELKKLIDFNIENGSDAIVIAGTTGESSTMSDEEHREVIKFTVEYVNKRVPVIAGTGSNDTIYAVELSKYAESVGADALLLVTPYYNKTTQSGLIKHYNYIADRVNIPIILYNVPSRTGVNIAPETYVELAKHPRIVATKEASGDLSAIAKIRALCKDELNIYSGNDDQILPILSLGGKGVISVFSNVMPKEAHEICSLYFEGKVKESSELQTKYLDLINTLFVEVNPIPVKTALGLMGYEVGPLRMPLFPMEGKNLELLKEQLSKNNLI, encoded by the coding sequence ATGAAGGATATTATATTTACTGGTGCAGCAGTAGCAATTGTTACACCTTTTACAGAAGATGGAGTTAATTTCTCTGAATTAAAAAAATTAATTGATTTTAATATAGAGAATGGTAGTGATGCAATTGTAATTGCAGGAACTACAGGGGAATCTTCTACTATGAGTGATGAAGAACATAGAGAAGTGATTAAATTTACAGTCGAGTATGTAAATAAAAGAGTACCAGTTATAGCAGGTACAGGTTCTAATGATACAATTTATGCGGTAGAACTTTCTAAATATGCTGAAAGCGTTGGTGCTGATGCACTTTTATTAGTTACACCATATTATAATAAAACTACTCAAAGTGGATTAATTAAACATTATAATTATATTGCAGATAGAGTTAATATTCCTATTATTTTATATAATGTACCATCAAGAACAGGAGTTAACATAGCACCTGAAACTTATGTTGAATTAGCAAAGCATCCACGTATAGTTGCTACAAAAGAAGCTAGCGGAGATCTTTCAGCTATTGCAAAAATAAGAGCTCTTTGTAAAGATGAACTTAATATTTATTCAGGAAATGATGATCAGATACTGCCTATATTATCGCTTGGGGGAAAAGGCGTTATTTCTGTTTTTTCAAATGTTATGCCAAAGGAAGCACACGAGATTTGTAGTTTATATTTTGAAGGAAAAGTAAAAGAGAGCAGTGAACTTCAAACAAAATATTTAGACCTAATTAATACATTATTCGTAGAAGTTAATCCAATTCCAGTAAAGACAGCATTAGGTCTTATGGGATATGAAGTGGGACCTCTTAGAATGCCACTATTCCCTATGGAAGGCAAAAACTTAGAGTTACTAAAAGAACAACTTTCTAAGAATAATCTTATATAG
- a CDS encoding cation diffusion facilitator family transporter, with product MFSKLLVDKLVKDNTNIKDDKVRNSYGMLGGVIGILVNVILFIIKLSVGIIVSSIAITADAFNNLSDAGSSLITILGFKLSNKPADREHPFGHGRIEYLSALLVAFMVMLVGFEFIKSSFEKIITPEPITFEMVSFILLIVSIFFKLWLSKFNKFIGEKINSAALKASSTDALVDVVTTICIAISLLVSRFTSLPIDGYMGILVSLFIVYSGFNLVKDTVNPLLGEAPDPKLVESIQEMVLSYDNILGTHDLIIHNYGPGKCMASIHAEIPSDINVVDIHEIIDKAEREISSALKIYLVIHIDPICIIEGEIKDTYEEVLSIIKEYNYIESIHDFRIVGQGDIKNLIFDAVIDTQKKASITDDELINKISEEIKNSHPLYNCIITLDKHFT from the coding sequence ATGTTTAGTAAATTATTAGTTGATAAATTAGTAAAAGATAATACTAATATCAAAGACGATAAGGTTAGAAATTCTTATGGTATGCTTGGTGGAGTTATTGGAATCTTAGTAAATGTGATTTTATTTATTATAAAGCTCTCTGTAGGAATTATTGTTTCAAGTATAGCTATTACAGCTGATGCCTTTAACAATCTTTCTGATGCGGGTTCTTCTTTAATAACTATCTTAGGCTTTAAACTTTCAAATAAACCTGCTGATAGGGAACATCCTTTTGGTCATGGAAGAATTGAATATCTTTCAGCCTTACTTGTTGCTTTTATGGTAATGCTGGTTGGCTTTGAATTTATTAAATCTTCCTTTGAAAAGATAATTACTCCAGAACCTATTACCTTTGAGATGGTTTCTTTTATTTTGCTTATTGTATCTATCTTTTTTAAACTTTGGCTTTCAAAATTTAATAAATTCATTGGTGAAAAAATTAATTCTGCTGCTTTAAAAGCCTCTTCTACAGATGCATTAGTTGATGTTGTTACTACAATTTGTATCGCTATTTCACTTTTGGTTTCAAGATTCACTTCTTTGCCTATAGATGGCTACATGGGAATTCTTGTTTCACTATTTATAGTTTATTCAGGCTTTAATCTTGTTAAAGATACCGTTAATCCTCTTTTAGGTGAAGCCCCAGACCCTAAACTGGTTGAATCTATACAAGAAATGGTCTTATCTTATGATAACATTCTTGGTACTCATGATTTAATCATTCATAATTATGGTCCTGGAAAATGCATGGCATCAATTCATGCTGAAATCCCAAGTGATATAAATGTTGTTGATATTCATGAGATAATTGATAAAGCTGAACGTGAAATATCTTCAGCACTTAAAATTTATCTCGTAATACATATTGATCCAATCTGCATTATTGAAGGTGAAATTAAAGATACCTATGAAGAGGTCTTATCTATAATAAAGGAATATAATTATATAGAATCCATACATGATTTTAGAATTGTTGGCCAGGGTGACATAAAAAATTTAATTTTTGATGCAGTTATAGATACTCAGAAGAAAGCATCTATAACTGATGATGAATTAATTAATAAAATTTCTGAAGAAATCAAAAATTCCCATCCATTATATAATTGTATAATCACCCTCGATAAGCATTTTACTTAA
- a CDS encoding amino acid ABC transporter ATP-binding protein, which produces MIYVKNLCKSFGKNDVLKGIDECIKKGEVVVIIGPSGSGKSTFLRCLNLLETPTSGQITFEDKDITAKSTNIDKVREKMGMVFQHFNLFPHKTVRENISLAPVKVKGISKEEAKNITVGLLEKVGLIDKIDAYPASLSGGQKQRIAIARALAMQPAVMLFDEPTSALDPEMVGEVLNVMKDLAKEGMTMVIVTHEMGFAREVGDRILFMDEGKIIESGTPEELFKNPKNPRTIDFLSKVL; this is translated from the coding sequence GTGATATACGTTAAGAATTTATGCAAAAGTTTTGGAAAAAATGATGTTTTAAAAGGTATAGATGAGTGCATTAAAAAAGGCGAAGTTGTAGTTATAATTGGCCCATCAGGTTCAGGAAAAAGTACATTTCTAAGATGCCTTAATTTATTAGAGACTCCTACATCAGGTCAAATTACCTTTGAGGACAAGGATATAACAGCTAAATCTACTAATATAGATAAAGTTAGAGAAAAGATGGGTATGGTATTCCAACACTTTAATTTATTCCCTCATAAAACAGTGCGCGAAAATATATCTTTAGCCCCTGTTAAGGTAAAAGGAATTTCAAAGGAAGAAGCTAAAAATATAACAGTTGGACTACTAGAAAAAGTAGGTCTAATAGATAAAATAGATGCATATCCAGCTTCGTTGTCAGGAGGACAAAAGCAAAGAATAGCAATAGCTAGAGCTCTTGCAATGCAGCCAGCTGTTATGTTATTTGATGAACCAACTTCCGCTTTAGATCCAGAAATGGTAGGGGAAGTTTTAAATGTAATGAAGGATCTTGCAAAAGAAGGTATGACAATGGTAATTGTTACTCATGAAATGGGCTTTGCAAGAGAAGTTGGAGATAGAATATTATTTATGGATGAAGGAAAGATAATAGAATCAGGAACACCAGAAGAATTGTTTAAAAATCCTAAAAATCCACGTACAATAGACTTTTTATCTAAGGTTTTATAA
- a CDS encoding amino acid ABC transporter permease yields MNFTFLGKYSEYYLKGAEITVVLAFFAVLFGTILGLGLTLLRRSKIKPISFIAAAYVEFVRGTPLLVQIYIIYIGLPKLIGVDMPDMTVGAISLALNSAAYVSEIIRAGIDAVDRGQMEAARSLGMNQRLSMIHIIIPQAFKNILPALGNEFIAILKDSSMVSVIGVAELMYNAGIVRGNTALGLEPIIVAAVVYFVLTFTMSRVLNYVERRMKASDIR; encoded by the coding sequence TTGAATTTTACGTTTTTAGGAAAATACTCGGAATATTATTTAAAAGGTGCGGAAATAACTGTTGTATTGGCGTTTTTTGCAGTGTTATTTGGTACGATTTTAGGACTTGGTTTAACACTTTTAAGACGCTCAAAAATTAAGCCAATAAGTTTTATAGCAGCTGCTTATGTAGAATTTGTAAGAGGTACTCCACTTCTAGTTCAAATCTATATAATTTATATTGGATTACCAAAGCTAATAGGAGTGGACATGCCAGATATGACCGTTGGTGCAATTTCATTAGCTTTGAATTCAGCAGCATATGTGTCAGAAATAATTAGAGCTGGAATAGATGCCGTTGACAGAGGTCAGATGGAAGCAGCAAGAAGCTTAGGTATGAACCAAAGGTTATCAATGATTCATATTATTATACCGCAGGCATTCAAGAACATATTGCCAGCCCTTGGAAATGAATTTATTGCTATACTTAAGGATTCTTCAATGGTTTCAGTTATTGGAGTTGCAGAACTTATGTATAATGCAGGAATTGTAAGAGGAAATACGGCTTTAGGTTTAGAGCCTATAATAGTAGCGGCAGTTGTGTACTTTGTATTAACTTTTACCATGTCAAGAGTACTAAACTATGTAGAGAGGAGAATGAAGGCAAGTGATATACGTTAA